Proteins from a genomic interval of Rhodococcoides fascians A25f:
- a CDS encoding VOC family protein: MSDLPHKVRGVDHVAYPTFDPAATVEFYRDVLGFPVVHSICAAGWGPEKHPDFIHFFFDIGNDDRLAFFYYFGLEPFDGGPQGDSYSRFAEDVPIFFIRSRHLAVHVDNEEDLMEYRRRLDGSDWPVEMQIQHETIESIYTHDPNGYMIELTRAMRPVTPQEDLDANLTIDALIDVVRGPDPNMANLLTRKAELIVERAADWSAEHEVGVS, translated from the coding sequence ATGTCCGACTTGCCACACAAGGTTCGGGGCGTCGACCACGTCGCCTACCCCACGTTCGATCCGGCAGCAACGGTCGAGTTCTACCGCGACGTTCTCGGGTTCCCCGTCGTCCACTCCATCTGCGCCGCAGGGTGGGGCCCGGAGAAGCATCCGGACTTCATCCATTTCTTCTTCGACATCGGCAACGACGACCGCCTCGCGTTCTTCTACTACTTCGGCCTCGAACCGTTCGACGGTGGACCACAGGGCGATTCGTACTCGCGCTTCGCCGAGGACGTTCCGATCTTCTTCATCCGCTCGCGTCACCTGGCAGTCCACGTCGACAACGAAGAAGACCTGATGGAATACCGGCGGCGGCTGGACGGCAGCGACTGGCCCGTGGAGATGCAGATCCAACACGAGACGATCGAGTCGATCTACACACACGATCCCAACGGCTACATGATCGAGCTCACCCGCGCGATGCGGCCGGTCACGCCGCAGGAAGATCTCGACGCGAACCTGACGATCGACGCCCTGATCGACGTCGTGCGCGGACCCGACCCGAATATGGCGAATCTGTTGACCCGCAAGGCCGAACTGATCGTCGAACGTGCGGCCGACTGGTCGGCCGAGCACGAGGTGGGAGTTTCGTGA